The Collinsella aerofaciens genomic sequence TAATTTTTTTTGAGGCTCTCATCGATTCCGCGTCTCCTTGCGCACCCACATTCCACTCCGCCTTAAATCAAGTATAAATAAAAACTTGAATGCAAGTTTGTTTTGATTAGTATGGAAACTATATCCATTTAGTTCTAATTTGTTCGTAGTATCAAATCGATACCGACACTAGCATGACGTAGTCTTTCAAGACAGCTATTCAACATTGGAGGTCACCGCTATGGACAATGTGAACCACCTAAACGAACTCTCAATACAGTCCCAGCTTAGCATCCTTGAAAAACTGGTCGCGGACGCGGAACAATCTACCGACGCAAGACGCGATTTCGAAGCTCAGCCTCGTGCCGTATTCCAGAAATATGGAATTACAGACCTCCAAATCAAAGCGGGAAATCGAAAAGTCTCTCTGTACGAACTGGTGGAGTCAACCGAAAAGGAGGCGCGTGTCCCCGTTGCACGCGCAGTATATCGTCGTATCCAACTTGCATATTATGACGAGGACAACGAAGCTGAGCCGCAAACGATACCTCTCGTAAACGTTGTACTTAATGCAAACGCAGTAACGAACGCAAACATCATTCTGAACGCAAACGGAATGGCAAACGCAAACGCGAATGCTCAAAACAACGCCAACCTTAAGTACG encodes the following:
- a CDS encoding DUF5969 family protein, with the translated sequence MDNVNHLNELSIQSQLSILEKLVADAEQSTDARRDFEAQPRAVFQKYGITDLQIKAGNRKVSLYELVESTEKEARVPVARAVYRRIQLAYYDEDNEAEPQTIPLVNVVLNANAVTNANIILNANGMANANANAQNNANLKYDVNTMGYGSAIFMNKPDVVELSESYKQTSVFRKFDQEGLSAARQAAMLKTAIKNSSSNTINPEGASNGVARGYYRSVEFEVTYSENEGTLVITDARLLAA